A segment of the Macrotis lagotis isolate mMagLag1 chromosome 8, bilby.v1.9.chrom.fasta, whole genome shotgun sequence genome:
ACCTGGAGAAGCATCTGTGTAGTGACTAACAATGTCAACAGAAAGATTGCAGCTTCCACACTCATGAGCACGGGACTGAACCTGTATGAATGGCCTTTATAATGTCAGCTGGGCAAGATTGGGGTGACCTAATcttggaaagaagaggaaaggggaggaagggacaGATAGGAGTCTGTGGACTTTGGACCCCTGAGAACACTGGAGTCTATATCATTCCTAGCATTACTATCTTGATATTTAGGTTCTTTTGAACAAAATGTGCAGCATAAATAAAACTATTCTCACATTTGACATTATAAAGTTTGAAAAGGCTGAAACAAAGGTCTGGGGAGGGGTGAATTGATTGGGGGGAAGCAGCAGCATATGTGCTTAAACTCCTGTGCTCTGACCCCAGATCTTGACTCTTCTGTGGAGCCACAGCAGAAGCCCCCTGACTCCAGGAGAGGATAGAGTCTCTACTCCCTGGCTCTCTGGGAGGATCTTCCAATAATACTGTCATGACACTGAAACCCAATGGAACACAGTACCATGGACCTGTTCTGACTCTAAGCCTGGTGATATTGGGTCAAGACTAAATTTTCGCCATCTGCTGGCCCTAGGTGGTATCTGCCTGGAGACCATTGATTTTAGGGGTGCAAGACTGTGAGCTGTGGAGCAGCCACTCAGATGCTTAATGCATCCTTCACCTCAGAAATCCGATTAGGGATTTCCCCCCATAAATAGGAGTCTGAAGAGCCTTTATTTACCTTGTTACCAAAGCGTAGCTTCAGTCTCTCTCTTATGAGGAGTCCTTTCACCAGTAACTTCCAGTGTGCCAggactcttttctctcttttctatgtCCAACAATAAAAAGggagtaaaaaagaaagttgtaTATTAATAAAGGCATTTTTCAGGGTAAAATAAAGATGGAATTCTAGAAGGATATGAATGATTTCAGTTTAGAAACTAGTATTCTACAACTGGTCTAATTTTGTATAATTTAGATTATTCCCCAAATTAtaatttatcttaattttaaaaatagatttcttcACAATTTTATGACATTCTTGAAGACCAGATCCAAAAAGGAATGGTTCCCTGATAATTTTGAAGGTCTTCAGTGTAGAGCCCCAGAGATCAGGGATTGGCCCCgagctatttcatatttttcttaattactttGATAAAGATAGATATGGCACAAAGGTAGAAGGGGGAGTCAAGAGGCTGGATGAGTTTGTGATAGGCTCTGACCTGGGCCAAAGTAAAATAAGACAGAAGTTTTAGGGCAATATGCCAAGTCCTACACttctattaagaaaaataaaaaccaaacagaTTTCTAAGTGTAACATGGAGGAAATATGATGGACGAcagtttatttgaaaataatctgCATTCCTAATAGACTGCAAGTTTAGTATATAACAGTAGTCAACATTGCAGCCAAGGCACTCTTAGGTTCCATTAAGGGAGGAATAATGTTCAGAAATAAGGAAGTGCTGATTCCAAATGTGATCTTCCCTGGGCTGACCCAATATGAAATATTatgttcaatttccttttaagATAGATGCTGATAAGGAAAAATATTCATGTTATGAAGGAACTAGGAATGTAGGGTCTgcaaaagagaagattcaagggAGGTAAGACGGGTTATGTCCAGGAAAGATTAGCCTTACTCTGCTAGGCCACTGAAGGCAAAACAATGGAAAAGTTTCAGAAGCAGACTGAGGAAAAAACTTGCTAAGAACTAAGAACTCAGCCTGGAGGTGGGATGTGGTTGGCTCCCCCTCCCCAGAGGCAGGACTCTGGCCCAGCTTTCAGGTCCCTGGTAGAGGGGATTCTCTGCAGCACATGTTGGACCAGATGCTGCCAACAGTCCTGGTCAGGGCAAGGACAAGGACTAGGCTTCCATATTCTGCTCTTGTCACCCTTCTTTCTGTGGAAAGAACTTGGCCTGAGAGTTAGTTGGTTTTCTGAAGCACATGGTCCCCATGACCAGAACGTCTAAAAGCATAATCTTGTGCtaagaacactggccttggaaccAAAACtctcagaagacttgggttcaagtctgaGTTTTGGCACTTCCcatttgtatgactttggacaagtccttCCCCTTGataagcttcagttttctcctctgtaaaatgaagttagacTAATTGGTCTTTAAAGGTCCTTTCCAGAGTTGATATTCTGtgattacaaaatgcttttttccccatAAGCTTTAGGTTCCTTTCTGTGTTTCACATAGTATTATTTCTTGGCATTCCCTACATGACAAGGTCTTGTCCTTTCCTCAGGCCTGGAGGGATCCTTGAGGATCCTGTCCTTTCTCAGATCtctctcagagatcatctaatgtGATTTGCTTATCTGAAGGCAGGATCCAAGACCTGGAAAGCACGTGTGTGGCCGTGGTGACCAGAGCCTCAGCTTGGCTCTTCCCCATCCTGCCTCTTCATGGAAGACCTTCCAAATTATCAGGAAACCATTCCTCTCTGTATCTGGTGGAGAATGTCACAAAACTGTAAAGAAATCTGCCCTCCTAGGGAGAAGCTTTTTacctctttctccttttgttcaATGAGGGACTGTTCATTATCCCAGGCAGCCAAGAGCACGTCTTTGAACTCTTCACACACGATGTACCCGTCGGTTCTGCAGAAGAGACCACAAGATGCCTATGCTTAGGAggcagaaggagggagggagaagactCCATGGGGACTATCCTTTGGTAACATGCCATGCCCGCTACTTCAGAAAAGCAACCAAACATTGATCTAGGCTTGCTTGGGGCAGAGGACTGGAGATGTTTTCAGGAGATCTTAAGCTTGACAGCAGACACTATCATTACTCTCCTATGGGTATGCGTGTGTGGGAAACACAGCTATGGGGGAGGGTCTAGGGAGGAAAAGTCCTTCCTGACTAGGAGAGTTacattggggggaggggatttgATTTGCACTTTAAAGATTCTTCCATATGGACctagagaaacaagagaaaagacCCAGCATCAACCTTCCCTGCTTACAACAGAAATTTCTgtccctggacctggagtctcaaattcctttcttccctgctccttcttcctcctttactGTGGCCTTTCAAGGCAGCACCTCAGTCTCATGATTGGGTTGGGATCACCCCTAACTCTTCAGGACTTGAGAGAACTGCCATTGTTTCCTGGGGTGGCTCAAGCTGTAGCTCAGGGTTGGGCAACCAGAGCCCTAATCTTGTCCCCATTGTAGCCCATGGACATGGAACCACCAAGTCCTCTCTCTTTCCCAGGCAGCTGTCACCACCACTATCCCTTGGTGTGCCAGAGAAGCCATCTCTGACTGACCCTCCTACTTCCTTTCTGGGGTCACCATCTTTCAGGCCAAGCCTGGGCTAGCTGATTTCTTGCTCTCACTTTGAAAGCCTCCTCTACCCTGGTGTTTAAGCTGGAGCCCAGGGGTTGGGCGTCATTCTTACACAGGATGTGAGTAGCCACCATGGAAGTCAAAGCCAGTGATAGCCTGGACACAGTCGATCCCCAGCTTCCGGGCAACTCGATGCAGGTTGGGCAGTTTGAGCTGGACACAGCCAACAGGGAGCATGCTGGGTACGAAGAGGTAAACATTTCCAAACTCATTGCGAGGGACCTGCAGCAGACAAAGGGAGGAGTTGGGGAGGCTTGCGGTCTTCTCTTGGGGAGGCTCGCTCTGCCCTTTGGCCGGGCACTCACCTTCCCATCCACTGCCACGGGGGGCTGGTACTCCTCGGTCTGCCAGTGGCCAAACAGAGCCAGGTCATCTTGGTCCCGATACTGGGGATCAGCTAGCCGGGCCTTGCGGGCACGATTGGAGAATCCTTTCACCATCTGCACCAGGAGTAAGAGCAGCAGCTTATGCCACAACCCAGAACTAAATGGCAGAGAAATCTCTAACAATAAGCACCTCTGTCCAGACCCCTGCGATGTTCCTGGGGGCCAAAAACCTCTTTGCACTTGATAGGAATCAGAAAGAAGGTAGAAAGAGTGGAATAACTTGGTGGGACTGTTTCCTGGAGCCTGGCTAGCAGATCTTATCAAAAACCAGACATAAACCTCCAAAAaaacagattctgaaggattctTTCTGCTTAGGAAAGAAGCGGGCTCCTCTGTCCCATACCAGCTGGGACCAGCTGCTCTAGCTCTGCCCTCCCTGCTATGTATACCAGTAAGACCCCTGTGTAGGTGGAGCCTGAGATGCCCCTAGACCTAGGAAGGCTAGAAAATgtcaaagaaattaaggagggaaggcttttttaaaaagctgctCAGCTCTGACAGTCTTTGAAACTCTGTAAGATTCACCAACTGACCGTGTGCTGTCAACAGACACACAATCAGAAATGCTCTTCTCTTGCCCACAATGAACCGAACTTAGAATTGGCGCTTCTTTTCTGGAGGCTGATCCTGGCCAATGCCCTTCTCGGATGACAGGCTGTTTCTTTCTCTGGTGTTGTTCCTGTGGGCTACATCTCCTTCTCTGCTCACACCCCCGTTCCTTCCATCTCTCAGCCCCATGATCCAGCAGCCACAGCAGGGGCCTCTCCCCAGAGCCCAGGTACCTTGTAGGGAACTTCCCCAAGCTTGACTACTCGTGCTTGCTTCAGCCAGGTATCCTTTGAGTGCAGGGTATGGATGCAGTCCCTAAAGATGGCACCCAGGGAGAGAAATGGGATGTCGGTTATTCTTCAACTAACCTGAAACCTACAGCATTTTCCACAACTATGGACCCTCATTAGCAGAATGAATGAAAGGACATCTATCTATAGTAAACAAGCCCCTCAGAATGGGCTCTGGGGTTAGGCTACCCAGGCTGCTGGGTGAGGCAGATTAATGCCTGACTTGGGCTTGGCAGCAGATCTGGGTAAAGGCCCTGCAACTCATCTTCTGTCTCGCCAGCCTCTGggttccccttcccttccccaggtGTTCGTCTCCTTCAAGGACCTTGTAGCCACCCCTTAATGAGCACTGTCAGAAGAGGGGCAGCAGCAGTGGAGGAGCCGAGTCCAGGATAGACATGTAGCCCGAGCCCTGGGACAGTTTCTACACACACACCCCAGCTGGTGGGTGATGGCTTACATGTAGTTATAATGGGGAGCACACTCTGGGCCATGCTCCCTCCTGGGTAGAGAACTAAGCCACAACTCTAACATTCCTACACTTCCACTTCCCACTCtcagcaagcatttcttaagaaTCTCACTATGTCCCAAGCACTCTCGAGCCCCTTACAAATGCCATCTTATTTGAATGGCAGCTCAACACTAACATTTGGGCCTACCCATTACCAGCAGGACCTTAGACCCCAACTCTCTTTCCAGTGAAGTTCATTTACGGGTGACAGAGAATTTGGCACTGGTCCCCCAAATCCAATTGTATGTTGGAGGagaatttctctttcccaaagaCTTTCCCTCCATTTCCACCCTCACAGATCTTGCCCATTCTCTTCTCACCAAGCTTCCATTCTTCCAACTATTACCTGGGAACccactttcccctttttcctctctcccttgcCACGCCTCATCTGGCCCCCTTGCTCGTTAGCTGGAACGATGTGCACATCGACGATGGTTCCTACCGAGAATACACAGCTTCCCCACGACAGTAGCCAAGGATAGCAGCCGTCTCTGGGTATATGGCCTCATATTTCAAGAGATGTCTCTTCAGTGCATAAAGAGGGTGGTTCTTATACATGCCTATTGCAGTTGGCAAGGGCTGGCTCTGTAGCTTTGCCTGAAACTGTAAGGTCAAAGAAATATTGTTAAGTAAGATATaaaaggaaggtttttttttttaaaataaaatttgtacttCTCAACTATTATATATGTTGGTTACCAAGTGTTAATGATCACATTTGTTAATAATTTTGTgatattttagtttagttttgtctCATTAACAGAAATTTTCAATAAACCCAAGATTCCAGGTCAGATTAGTCTTTAGGAAGCCATGTGACCCACTCTCTGTAGTTACACATGTAAATATGCCATCCTGGGGGATGGTTGATCATCTGCTTGCTTGATCACAAGTCTCCACTGGAAGAGATTGTACAACCTTCTTCAATAAGCCCACCAACATTTTCTTTAAGTTTCTTTACTGAACTAAGGAGCTAGGCCTCCAGTTTAATTCTCAGTATAAAAACGAAAACTGATCAGCCTGAGCTCTCAATGGTGCTTTTCATATTAGCCCTTCCACAGCGTTCCTTTAGCCTTTCTTCAAAAAGGTTAATTTTCAATCTATCAGTAATTTCTATTGTTGTCTTTTTCTGCTTCACTCTgtgtttctctatttctctgtggGGGAAGAGGCAAGAAGGAGAGGGTGGCAATAGGTTTGTATCCATTTTTCAAACAGAAGCCACCTAGCGAAAGAAGGTGACACATCAGACTCCACAAACTAATTTCCCTTGGAGGCACTTTAGTTTATTTATAGAAGACTATGAATCACTGTTAGATTTTAGCAACTTGTAAGCAAAATAAGAAAGAGCCTCAGGGCAATCTCTCTTTGCAGAAAGACTATTTGATTCCAGCCCCCCCAAAATCATGTTTTGATAGTTCTCAGTGATCATGAATAAGGTGACTGTCCAGTCCTACATTTTCCTGTGACATTGTAGGCTCTCACTAAAAAAAAGTGAGTCATGTATAACCattgcattattttctctttttccttcttccaagaTTCATGAATCATCTAGCACACGAAGGGTCCTATTTAAGGACAAGATCACTCCCTTGACTAGCCTTCACATCACAGGAACactgagataaatataaatacattccTTCTTCCTAGTAGCTGAAATATGTGgtccccctcttttcttttttggtctgtgtAGTGGGAAGATCATCCTTTATTCATCCCCTCAAACTTCTTTTGCTTGCTAATACCTGTGTCATATGAACAAACACCATCTGCGACAACTGCACTCAAAAAGAGGCACTTGGGTTCCAAGCAGTCAAGGCttacctccatttcttctttattttcccttgcCCCAAAAGGGCTTTGGTAGGGTCTCAAGGTCTCAGCCCACCACTCTGAATCTACACGGCACTTGCGGGTAGCTGTCATCCAGGCCGGGTCATACCGCTGTGTGATATCCCGGGCACACCCATCATTGTCAATGCCAATGATGTAGGACAAAGGCTTGGAGGCATATTTATAACAGGTTAAGGGCTGGCCCACCACGCCATGGACACAATCTATGCATACCCACCTATCCTCCCCCTCACAGAACACTTCTAGCCACTGGTCCACACCAACggtttttccaatttcttcttcaTCACTAGAAATGATCTTGACCCTCTTGGTGCCTGAGGTCTTTGGGGATGTTTCTGGAAGGATGGAGGACTGGCtaccatttcttttgttctttgctgATGTATTGGCTCTCCTGCTGCCTGCTGTCCTCTGAGACAGAGGTGACCTCCTTGGTCTCAGGGTGCCAGGCTGAGAATCTTCATTAGATAAGTAAGTATCATTCTCACTGGAGAGCTCAAAATCAGAGCTGCTTTCGGCTCCATCACTCCCACTCTCCTCTTTGTAGGACACCTTTGAAGTCCTCCGCCTTTCCCTTACAGGTCTTGTGGTTCCTTCCTTCTCTATGGACAAATCTTCTTTCTCATTGGGAGAAGTCTGCACATGCTTTTTCCTGCTCACTGCTGCCTTCTGAGGTTCTGGATTTTTGTCTTCTGCTGCCCTCTTAGAAGAGGCTGCTGCTTGTCCTGTGCTAGTCTGTGATCTGATTTTAGTATAGGCCTTTTGGTTGGAAGGTTGAGAAGAACTTCCAggattttccaatgatttgtgcTGGGACT
Coding sequences within it:
- the XPC gene encoding DNA repair protein complementing XP-C cells isoform X1, which codes for MARKRASGREPPGRRGPKKARTQEAEPDVFEDQKPKNVRVPRALGGKRKKSTDPGGPRGRAPKRMGSRAEEKSELHPRVKKEASTEGEDFINFTSITKKKIRPKTEPPVEKVSSEEDEDESEDDWEEVEELKDPLADAMGETTASFQPTLPVKPVEIEIETPQQAKARESREKRQMEFETYLRRMMKRFNKEVHEDTHKVHLLCLLANGFFRNNICNEPDLQAIALSIIPAHFTKVLPNKVDVPYLSNLVKWFIATFTVNAELSTDERDSLRSTLEKRFAIYSAQGDEELVHIFLLILRSLQLLTRLVLSLQPIPLKVAAKGKKKSQHKSLENPGSSSQPSNQKAYTKIRSQTSTGQAAASSKRAAEDKNPEPQKAAVSRKKHVQTSPNEKEDLSIEKEGTTRPVRERRRTSKVSYKEESGSDGAESSSDFELSSENDTYLSNEDSQPGTLRPRRSPLSQRTAGSRRANTSAKNKRNGSQSSILPETSPKTSGTKRVKIISSDEEEIGKTVGVDQWLEVFCEGEDRWVCIDCVHGVVGQPLTCYKYASKPLSYIIGIDNDGCARDITQRYDPAWMTATRKCRVDSEWWAETLRPYQSPFGARENKEEMEFQAKLQSQPLPTAIGMYKNHPLYALKRHLLKYEAIYPETAAILGYCRGEAVYSRDCIHTLHSKDTWLKQARVVKLGEVPYKMVKGFSNRARKARLADPQYRDQDDLALFGHWQTEEYQPPVAVDGKVPRNEFGNVYLFVPSMLPVGCVQLKLPNLHRVARKLGIDCVQAITGFDFHGGYSHPVTDGYIVCEEFKDVLLAAWDNEQSLIEQKEKEKREKRVLAHWKLLVKGLLIRERLKLRFGNKGEAAAATSEGGAGFSSDEEGTSSQAAAENLAASWPQNRETEEQQKLKGTRKTKRERREEAKHLFPFEKL
- the XPC gene encoding DNA repair protein complementing XP-C cells isoform X2, encoding MGSRAEEKSELHPRVKKEASTEGEDFINFTSITKKKIRPKTEPPVEKVSSEEDEDESEDDWEEVEELKDPLADAMGETTASFQPTLPVKPVEIEIETPQQAKARESREKRQMEFETYLRRMMKRFNKEVHEDTHKVHLLCLLANGFFRNNICNEPDLQAIALSIIPAHFTKVLPNKVDVPYLSNLVKWFIATFTVNAELSTDERDSLRSTLEKRFAIYSAQGDEELVHIFLLILRSLQLLTRLVLSLQPIPLKVAAKGKKKSQHKSLENPGSSSQPSNQKAYTKIRSQTSTGQAAASSKRAAEDKNPEPQKAAVSRKKHVQTSPNEKEDLSIEKEGTTRPVRERRRTSKVSYKEESGSDGAESSSDFELSSENDTYLSNEDSQPGTLRPRRSPLSQRTAGSRRANTSAKNKRNGSQSSILPETSPKTSGTKRVKIISSDEEEIGKTVGVDQWLEVFCEGEDRWVCIDCVHGVVGQPLTCYKYASKPLSYIIGIDNDGCARDITQRYDPAWMTATRKCRVDSEWWAETLRPYQSPFGARENKEEMEFQAKLQSQPLPTAIGMYKNHPLYALKRHLLKYEAIYPETAAILGYCRGEAVYSRDCIHTLHSKDTWLKQARVVKLGEVPYKMVKGFSNRARKARLADPQYRDQDDLALFGHWQTEEYQPPVAVDGKVPRNEFGNVYLFVPSMLPVGCVQLKLPNLHRVARKLGIDCVQAITGFDFHGGYSHPVTDGYIVCEEFKDVLLAAWDNEQSLIEQKEKEKREKRVLAHWKLLVKGLLIRERLKLRFGNKGEAAAATSEGGAGFSSDEEGTSSQAAAENLAASWPQNRETEEQQKLKGTRKTKRERREEAKHLFPFEKL